From Alloacidobacterium dinghuense:
CCAAACGTTTTATCGTACTTTCTAGCTTGAGCCCTGAACTTATGGTCAGCTTCACAGTGCGCATGCGTTTTGCCGACGAAGACCGTCCGCAAATCTCCGAGATACTCGAAAAATTAGCCACGGCCTCACGCCAGGAACCCGGATGCGTCTCCTACATCCCCCACTGGGTCGATGGAGACCCAAACACGGTCCTTATCTATGAGCAATACAAGGATGGCAAATCGCTCGATGCTCACCGCGCTACTTCCCACTTTAAGCAATATGCCGTTGCCGGCCTCTACCAACTCATGCGCGAGCGCACGGTCGAAAACCTGACCGCTGTCGTCTAAATCATTTGGAACGAAACCTAACATTCCCGGGCCCGAGCTGCATCGCAAACAACAGCATGTCAGCCCCTCCCCGTCCAGTTCCTAGAATGCGCCTTTCAAAGCTGAAAACCGCACGTCTGGCCATTTTTTTTGACTCGTACTTTCGCTGCGGACTACCATCCAGTACGCAGATGGGAAGACAATTCCGCGTCCGGACACCGCTTTCGGCACCCCCCGGCGTGTGCCTGTTGATGTTGTGCTTCTTCCTCTGGGCCATTGCTCAGCCCGCCTTTGCCGCCCTTCCCCATCACCCAAACCATGAGCTGCACAAGGAAATCGAAACCCTGGAAATGCAGTGGCGCCAAGCCCAGCTCAGCAATGACGTGGCCGTCATGGACCGCCTCCTCGCCGATGACTACATCGGCATCAGCGCCAGCGGAACGATCGAGACCAAGCCCGAGGCCCTCGCCCTGCGCCGCGCTGGAACCTTACACATTACTACCCTGGATTTGAACGATCTCAAGGTTCGCATCTATGGCGATACCGCTGTCGTCACCTCCCAAGCCAACCTCGCCGGCACGAACGGAGCCAGCGACATCAGCGGCAAATACCGCTACACTCGCGTCTACAACCGGCGTTTCGGGCAATGGAAGATCGTCAGCTTTGAAGCCAGCCGCATCCATGACAGCAACGAGCGCGAAAAGCACTGAATCGGATCTCGGCGTTGAGTAAGATATCGACCATGAATCGCCGTCAATTTGCCGTCTTACTGCCAGTTGCAGGCCTGACAATGGGCTGCCATAGCGAGCAAGAGCCTGCAGCCACCATGAATCTCATAGACAGTAAAAAGATTCAAAACGCCGTCGAGAACTTGGGATCGGTGATTGGAAACTTGGAAGAGGAAGTTGGCAACCTGATCGACGGAGACTGGAGCAAAGCTGTTCCAAAAGTTGAGGCTACGGCGAGTGACATCCGTATTGCCTTTGAACACCTCCGGCAGGCTCTTGGATTGCCTACCGCCTGAATCATCGCAAGCCACTAAGAATAAAAGCTTAACTATTCCGAGAAGTGTGGGGAAACAGACGCCAGCAAAGCGTCCGCAATGCGGGCCGCCTCGACGGCTGGACGCACATCATGCACCCGAACAATGTCAGCCCCGGCGAGAATCGCTGCGGTGGTAGCTGCAAGAGTGGAATAAAGCCGATCCTCCATCGGCGCGTCTGCTCCGCCGTGAAGCGCCCTCAGCGTCCGAGCCAGAAACGACTTCCGCGACACCCCGGCCAACAGTGGTTGCCCCAGTTCCAGCAACTCCTCCTGACGCCCAAGCAGCGCGTAGTTTTCATCAAAGCGCTTCCCAAACCCATAACCCGGGTCAAGCACGATCCGCTCCGGCGGAACATCCCCGTCAAGTGCAGCCTGCAGCCGCTCATTCAACTCCCGCTTTACCAAAGGTAAAACCTCGTCGGAAACAAGCCGAGGCTGTGACTTCCATTCATCAGGACGACCGCGCGTGTGCATCAGGACCACACCACAGCCGAGACGTGCGCAGACGCCAGCCATCTTGCTGTCCCACAGAAACCCACTCACATCGTTGACGATCTCGGCGCCCGCATCCACCGCAACGTGTGCCGTAGAAGCCTTGTAGGTATCAATCGAGATCACCGCCTCCGGACGCGCAGTCAATATCCCGGCAAGCACCGGGAGCACGCGCTCCTGCTCGGCAGCTGCGGACAAGTTCTCCGGTTGGCCAGGCCGCGTCGACTCGCCGCCGATATCCAGAATGTCCGCACCATCATCGAGCATGCGCAGCCCATGCTCAATGGCGTCGTTCGCGTCGTGATACAAACCGCCATCGGAGAACGAATCCGGCGTGACGTTCAGCACGCCCATCACCAGTGTCCTCGCACCCAGTGCCAGCGATCGCGTGCGCAGATGCCAGAGGAATTCGCTCCGTCGAGTGAAGGGCATACGAGGTAATGCTACACTTCGCCCCAAGGACACTCATGGTGACAATCCTTCGAACTCAAGCGATGACGCGCTGCCTGTTTCTCTGTCTCACCGGCCTCTTGAGCGCCTCCGCCTTCGCCAAAACACACGACAAAGCAAAGCCCACCAACTTGGCTCAGACCATTACGGCGATCCTCAGCGCTCCAGCTATAGCTCGAGCGCACTGGGGAATCTCAGTGGTCACGCTCGAAGGTCAACCCATCTACTCCCTGAACGATCAGCAGTACTTCCAGCCTGCTTCGAACGCGAAGCTCTTCACCACCGCTGCAGCGTTGGCACTGCTCGGACCTGACTTCACCATCAAGACCTACGTTGTCGCCGAAGGGCCTGTTTCATCCGACGGACAGCTGCGCGGCTCTCTTCGCTTCATCGGCGGCGGCGATCCTACCATTTCCGACAGGATCTATCCTTATTCCCCTCACTCTGAGCATCCCAATCAGCTATTTCGCGCCCTCGACGATCTGGCTGCGCAGGTAGCCGCCAGCGGAATCCGCTCCCTGGATGGAACCATCGTCGCCGATGACACAGTCTTCGCCTGGGAGCGCTACGGCCAGGGATGGGCGCAAGACGACCTTCAATGGGACTATGGGGCGCCCGTCTCTGCCTTGACCGTCAACGACAACGTCCGCTACCTGACGCTGGCTTCCGGCGCCGCAGCAGGAGACGCAGCCATCGCTACCTGGAATCCACTTCTCCCGGACGATTCAGCGAATCTGAAGAACGACACCACAACTTCCCCGGCTGGATCACAACAGCACCTCGGCCTCGATCGCCAACCCGACCAGACATTTCTACGAGCTTACGGAACGATCCCAGCGGGCAGCAAACCCGCTACCTTCGCCATCGCCGTACAGGATGCGGCCAAGACCGCTGGAGATGAATTCGCGCAAGCACTCACGGCGCACGGTGTTGTTGTGAGTAACACCGTACAGGCGAGTCATCGACTTTCCGGCGACACACAAATTTTCGAAAAGGAAGCGCAGCAGTCGCTCGCCCTCAAACCAATGAACTCCAGCCAGCCAGATCCTATCCCGCTGGCTCCGGGTGCTCGCATCGTCGCGGAGCGCACATCTCCGCCTTTGAGCCAGATCGTAACGGTGGTCAACAAAGTCAGTCAGAACCTGCACGCTGAGATATTGTTGCGTCTCCTGGGCAAAGCTGAAGGCGACGACGGCTCCGTTGTTCAGGGAACGCGTGTGGTGCGGCAGTTCCTCGTCTCAGCGGGAGTGCAGCCGGATGATTTCTTCTTCTACGACGGTTCCGGCCTATCTCCACAGGACGTCATCACGCCTCGTGCCGCAACCACTCTGCTCAGCTACGCAACGCGCCAGAGTTGGGGCGCTGTATATCGCGACTCTCTTCCGGTGGGCGGAGTCGACGGCACGTTGGAGAACCGATTCAAACAGCCGCCGTTAAAGGGAAAGGTATTTGCAAAGACTGGAACCCTGGCCGAAGTCCATGCATTGAGCGGCTATCTGACAGCAGCAAGCGGACGCACGCTGGTGTTCTCGATCCTCTGTAACGACCACTCGCCCGTAACCGATACCACGCGCGCAGCCATGGACAATGTTGTAGCCGCGATTGCCGCTGCGAACTAACGCCGGCTACGCGCTGCTATCATGGCAGTAGCCTTGTCGCATACTCAGAGACATCTTTTAGGCATCGTCTCGCTGATGGCAGCGGCGGGGCTCGCAGCAGTCGGATGCGGACCGAAACTTGCTCCCTCAAAGCCTTTGAACGAGCTGACGCCGCAGGAAGCACACGGACAGCAGGTCTTCGCCGGCCACTGCGCGCGATGTCACTATGCAGATCGCGACTCGGGCCTGCACGGACCAGGGTTGTTCGGCCTCTTTCGGAGAAAGTATCTTCGCAATGGTGCTCCGGCAAACGATGATCGCGTAACCGACCTGATCCTACATGGACGCGGCATGATGCCCGCGATGGGAAATTCGATGGATGACGAGCAGTTGCAGGCATTGCTCGCCTACTTGCACACGCTATGACGACGAATCAAAAACAAATCAAGGGCCCGCTGCCTGGGATGGCTGCAGTCGCTCTCTGGATGTTCATTCTCTGCGGCATCGGGCTATACGGTGTTATCGCGCATCAATTGCCGAGGGTGGCCATCTTACTGTGTGTATTCTTCGCTGCCGCCTCGAGTGGACTTCTGCGACAGCGCCGATGGGGCTGGGCGCTTTCTCTGGCTGCGGCATTCCTTTCGATGTGTTACGGCGTTTACATGTTATTTCGCTTTCATCAAACTCCGCTCATCGTGATGATCGCAGTGAATCTGATCTTCTTTCTCTATCTGGTCCGCCCGCAGGTCATCGAGCGGCTGCGATAGAAATCTCCATCTCTAGAATGCTAAAGTTCCATGCATGCCTCGCGGGGTTCATCTCTTTTGGGCTGTGGTTTTTCTGGCAGTTTCCGCTTTGCCGCAAGCAAGCGAACAAGGCAGCGCATATCAATCCGCGGGCACAAAGAAAATGGCCGCGCTGCTGCGCCAGATTTATGAACAGAACGATTGGAAGGCCGATCCGAACAAACCTGCGCAGAGAGTTGTATATTACCGCGCTCTATTAGAGAAAAATTTAACTCCTGAACAGGAAGTAACCGTTCGGCTGGAGATGGGGAAAGAGCAGTTGCGCGCGGGAAATAGTGAAGACGCCTTGCACACGCTGGAGGACCTGGCAAAGAGTTGCCAAGGCCGCAATATTCATTTGCCCACCGAGGTAGACAAACAATTGGAGCTTTTCATTGCGCTCTCCTATCTTCGGTTGGGCGAGCAGGAGAACTGCAGCAGCATGCACGGGCAGAAGTCCTGCATCTTTCCGATTCAAGGTTCAGGGATACATTCCCTCACACGCGGCGCTGAAGGAGCAGTGAAGACCTTCACAGAAATACTTGATGAAGACTCCAAGGATGATGCGGGGCGCTGGTTGCTGAACATCGCCTACATGCAACTGGGGAAATATCCCCAGGGTGTTCCGGCAAAATGGCTCATCCCCGCGGACCTCTTCAAATCCGAGTACGACATCGGAGATTTTCTGGATGTTGCGCCACAGGCGGGCGTGGCCATGGTTGGACATGCTGGCGGAGTGATCCTTGACGACTTCGATGGGGATGGCCTGCTTGACTTGATGATTTCGTCTTCAGCGCCCATGGAGCAGTTGCGGTTCTTTCACAACAACGGAGATGGCACTTTCAGCGATCGCACGCGGCAGGCCGGGCTCACTGGTGAAGTGGGCGGCTTGAACATCGTGGAAGCGGATTACAACAATGACGGCTATCCCGATGTGCTCGTGTTGCGCGGCGGATGGTGGGGCAAATATGGCGAATATCCCATGTCTTTGCTTAGAAACAATGGCAACGGAACATTTGATGATGTGACCGCAGAAGCAGGATTGCTTTCCGTGCATCCTACTCAAACCGCAGCCTGGGCAGACTTTGATAACGATGGTTGGCTCGATCTTTTCGTCGGCGTCGAATCAACTCCGGGAAATCCGCATGTTTCGCAGCTCTTCCACAATAATCACGACGGCACATTCACTGAAGTCGCAGCACCGAATGGACTGGCAAATCTCGGCTTCGTGAAAGGCGTGGCATGGGGTGACTTCAACAATGACGGTTTCCCTGACTTATATGTCTCGGTCCTGGGGGGCGCCAATCATCTGTTCCGCAACGACGGCCCGCGCGACCCACAGCACCCGCGAGCCGATCAATGGAAGTTTACAGATGTGACGGAACAAGCGGGAGTGGCGCAGCCACTCAAGAGCTTCGCTACCTGGTTCTTCGACTACGACAACGACGGCTGGCCAGATATTTATGTGTCGGGGTATTGGGTCGATTCCATGAACGATGTGGCCGATTTCGAGATGGGCAAGCCATTTCACGGCGAATTGCCGCGCCTCTATCACAACAATCACGATGGAACATTTACCGACGTAACGAAGGCCATGCACCTCGATCGCGCGCTTCTGCCTATGGGTGCAAACTTCGGCGATCTGGATAACGATGGCTGGCTCGATATCTATCTTGGTACCGGAGCTCCTTCCTATCAGGCTCTTCTGCCGAACAAGATGTTTCGCAACAATGAAGGCAAGGTCTTTCAGGATGTCACGACATCCGGTGGATTCGGGCAC
This genomic window contains:
- a CDS encoding putative quinol monooxygenase; translation: MVSFTVRMRFADEDRPQISEILEKLATASRQEPGCVSYIPHWVDGDPNTVLIYEQYKDGKSLDAHRATSHFKQYAVAGLYQLMRERTVENLTAVV
- a CDS encoding nuclear transport factor 2 family protein; translation: MRLSKLKTARLAIFFDSYFRCGLPSSTQMGRQFRVRTPLSAPPGVCLLMLCFFLWAIAQPAFAALPHHPNHELHKEIETLEMQWRQAQLSNDVAVMDRLLADDYIGISASGTIETKPEALALRRAGTLHITTLDLNDLKVRIYGDTAVVTSQANLAGTNGASDISGKYRYTRVYNRRFGQWKIVSFEASRIHDSNEREKH
- the folP gene encoding dihydropteroate synthase, giving the protein MPFTRRSEFLWHLRTRSLALGARTLVMGVLNVTPDSFSDGGLYHDANDAIEHGLRMLDDGADILDIGGESTRPGQPENLSAAAEQERVLPVLAGILTARPEAVISIDTYKASTAHVAVDAGAEIVNDVSGFLWDSKMAGVCARLGCGVVLMHTRGRPDEWKSQPRLVSDEVLPLVKRELNERLQAALDGDVPPERIVLDPGYGFGKRFDENYALLGRQEELLELGQPLLAGVSRKSFLARTLRALHGGADAPMEDRLYSTLAATTAAILAGADIVRVHDVRPAVEAARIADALLASVSPHFSE
- the dacB gene encoding D-alanyl-D-alanine carboxypeptidase/D-alanyl-D-alanine endopeptidase, translated to MVTILRTQAMTRCLFLCLTGLLSASAFAKTHDKAKPTNLAQTITAILSAPAIARAHWGISVVTLEGQPIYSLNDQQYFQPASNAKLFTTAAALALLGPDFTIKTYVVAEGPVSSDGQLRGSLRFIGGGDPTISDRIYPYSPHSEHPNQLFRALDDLAAQVAASGIRSLDGTIVADDTVFAWERYGQGWAQDDLQWDYGAPVSALTVNDNVRYLTLASGAAAGDAAIATWNPLLPDDSANLKNDTTTSPAGSQQHLGLDRQPDQTFLRAYGTIPAGSKPATFAIAVQDAAKTAGDEFAQALTAHGVVVSNTVQASHRLSGDTQIFEKEAQQSLALKPMNSSQPDPIPLAPGARIVAERTSPPLSQIVTVVNKVSQNLHAEILLRLLGKAEGDDGSVVQGTRVVRQFLVSAGVQPDDFFFYDGSGLSPQDVITPRAATTLLSYATRQSWGAVYRDSLPVGGVDGTLENRFKQPPLKGKVFAKTGTLAEVHALSGYLTAASGRTLVFSILCNDHSPVTDTTRAAMDNVVAAIAAAN
- a CDS encoding c-type cytochrome, encoding MAVALSHTQRHLLGIVSLMAAAGLAAVGCGPKLAPSKPLNELTPQEAHGQQVFAGHCARCHYADRDSGLHGPGLFGLFRRKYLRNGAPANDDRVTDLILHGRGMMPAMGNSMDDEQLQALLAYLHTL
- a CDS encoding DUF2127 domain-containing protein: MTTNQKQIKGPLPGMAAVALWMFILCGIGLYGVIAHQLPRVAILLCVFFAAASSGLLRQRRWGWALSLAAAFLSMCYGVYMLFRFHQTPLIVMIAVNLIFFLYLVRPQVIERLR
- a CDS encoding FG-GAP-like repeat-containing protein codes for the protein MPRGVHLFWAVVFLAVSALPQASEQGSAYQSAGTKKMAALLRQIYEQNDWKADPNKPAQRVVYYRALLEKNLTPEQEVTVRLEMGKEQLRAGNSEDALHTLEDLAKSCQGRNIHLPTEVDKQLELFIALSYLRLGEQENCSSMHGQKSCIFPIQGSGIHSLTRGAEGAVKTFTEILDEDSKDDAGRWLLNIAYMQLGKYPQGVPAKWLIPADLFKSEYDIGDFLDVAPQAGVAMVGHAGGVILDDFDGDGLLDLMISSSAPMEQLRFFHNNGDGTFSDRTRQAGLTGEVGGLNIVEADYNNDGYPDVLVLRGGWWGKYGEYPMSLLRNNGNGTFDDVTAEAGLLSVHPTQTAAWADFDNDGWLDLFVGVESTPGNPHVSQLFHNNHDGTFTEVAAPNGLANLGFVKGVAWGDFNNDGFPDLYVSVLGGANHLFRNDGPRDPQHPRADQWKFTDVTEQAGVAQPLKSFATWFFDYDNDGWPDIYVSGYWVDSMNDVADFEMGKPFHGELPRLYHNNHDGTFTDVTKAMHLDRALLPMGANFGDLDNDGWLDIYLGTGAPSYQALLPNKMFRNNEGKVFQDVTTSGGFGHLQKGHSIAFGDIENNGNEDVFEGMGGALPGDSYQSVLYRNPGHGNHWITLELEGVQTNRAAFGARIALTFKDQGTTRHVYRTVGYGSSFGGNPLRQHIGIGKAASIEKVEIYWPVSQTTQIFTNVAIDRAFHVREGASKLEPRSYKQFAFSTLPLSKDSMGMQH